The Streptomyces taklimakanensis nucleotide sequence TCCGCCACGGGCTCGCGCTCCCGCGGCTGCCCCGACCCCACCGGCCCCGCCGGGTCTTCCTCGTCCTCCTCCTGCGGAACCGCCCCCAGCTCCGTCACGCGCTGGACGGCGGCCCGGCCCTGCTGGATCTGACCGATCGACATGAAGAGCATCACCAGCGGCGCCACCAGGTAGAAGAGGTACATCACGAACGACGTGAGATCGGCCGGCGACAGCGAGCCGGTGGCCACCCGGGCCATGCCCCAGGAGATGACGACGGCCAGTGAGAGCTGGGTCCCGACGTTCATCATGGGGGTGAGCAGCGAACCGAACCCGATGACCCGGATCCCGCTGCGCCGGGCCCGGTCCGCCAGCCCGGCCAGTTCCTCGCTCTCCCGCTCCTCGGCGCGTGACGCCTTGACCGTGGTGATGGCGCCGAGCACCCGCTGCAGGCCCGAGCCGAACGCGCCGATGTCCTGCCGGTTCTGCAGGGCGGCGATGCGCACCCGGCGGGCCAGGAACAGCGAGGCGCCACTGGCCACCCCGAGGCAGGCGACCGTGGTGAGCAGCAGCTTCCAGTCCAGCCGGGCCATCAGCACGACACCGCCGACGACCATGAACACCGAGGTGACCACCTGGGCCAACGCCTGCGCGATGATCAGGCAGGCGACGGAGGTGTCGGACACCGTGCGCGCGAAGACGTCCCCGTGCTCCAGGCGTGAGAAGTACGGGATCTGGCTGCGCAGCAGACGGCCGCCGAGGATGCGCCGGGCGTCGAACGCGATGTTCTCGCCGGCCCGGCCGATCGCGTAGGAGTGCCCGGCCCCCAGGGCCGCGTCCGCCACGAAGAACAGCGCGATGAACGTGATGGGCCAGGCGATCGACTCCTGCCGGGACACGGCCTCGATCAGACGGCCCAGCATCCAGGGCTGGGCGAGCGTGGCCGCCGCGCCGACCAGCCCCATGCCGATGCCGGCGATCAGCAGGGCGCGGTGGCGGCGGACTGTCTCCCGGAGGTTCATGCCGGCTTGGTGTAGGACGCGACGAACAGACCGGCCTCGGGTGTGTAGCCGGTCCGCAGCCAGTCGCCGTAGTGGCCCTCGGGCCGCAGTCCGGCGTCCCGCGCGTAGCCGTCCACCTCCTCGGGGACGAGCAGGCGCACGGCCTCGGTGCCGATGCGGTGGGTGCCGTCCGCCTCGAACCACACGCTGGACACCTGCCAGACCCGGTTGTCCATCAGGAGCGTGGCGTGCATCTGGATGCCGGTGTTCGGCTCCGGGTAGGGCACGAACATCGTGGTGCGCGTCAGCCCCTCGTGCTGGGCGACGATGCCCGGACGGTTGTGCGTCTCGATCACCAACCGGCCGCCGGGACACAGGTGCTCGGCCGCCCGTGCGACGGCCTCCCGCTGCCCCTCCGGGTCGAGGATCAACGCGAGCGTGGAACAGACGCAGTAGACCAGGCCGTACTGCCGGCCGTCGCGGTAGGTCCGGATGTCGCCGAGTTCGGCGGTCACCTCGCCCTCGTCGGCCTTCTTCTCCAGAGCCGTCAGCATCTCCCGCGAGGAGTCCACACCGGTGACCGGACCGACCCGGCGCGACAGCGGCAGCGCGATCCGTCCCGTCCCGACGCCGAACTCCAGCGTGCCCCGAGGGGGGTCGGGGTGGAACCCGGCCAGTGCCTCGACGGTGGCCTCCGTGGCGGCGTCGTTCGGGAAGACGCGGTCGTACCAGCCCTCGAACTGCTTGCCGTAGCCGATGTCCGCGATCGTCATGGGTTCTCCGTTTCTCGTGGGCGAAACCCCCGCACCGGGAGCCGTCGGTCTCAGGCGGCCCGCAAGAAGGCCGGGGAGACGGGCTTCATGGGCAGGTAGGTGGAGACGTAGAGGACTTCCGGTTCCTCGCTGTCGTCGTGGCCGGTGGCGCGAACCACGGCGAGTTGGAAACCGCGTACGTCGGAGACGTTCGGGGTCTCCCTGATCTGCCTCCTGATGAACTCGGCCAGGACCCGGAAGGGCGGCGAGCCGGTCGGGTCCTCCCCCTTGGAAATGCTCTTGAGCATGGCGCTGCAGATGTCGAAGACGGCCTTCTCCGTTCGGCGGGACGAGAACCAGAACGCCTGGATCATCCTGCGCTTCTGGATCAGTTCCAACTCGATCCAGGGGGACGTCTCGCGGTTCTCGTCGAGGGTGCGGTAGAGGTAGTGGTAGTCGTGCGTCGCCGGGTTGGGCGCGAAGAACTTCCAGTTGGGCACGAGGGAGAACAGGTCCTTCTCCCGTGCGCGTTCGAAGGCCGGGCTCGGGTGCTGCGCGGCCAGCGTCGCCACCAGCAGGGCCGCGCCCGTCAGACGCGTCACGGCACCGGGGCCGGTGAAGGCCTCCTTGACGAACGAGGCGGCGTTCACTTCTCCTCACCCGCCTTCCCGTCGATGTCTCCGGCCGGGGCCACGGTCTCCGGCTCGGGTCGCGGAACGCAGTGGCGGTCCACGAAGGACGCGATCAGATCCGCCGCGGTGCGCGCGTGGCGCGCGTCGGTCAGGATCGTGTCGTGCCCCGCGCGTTCCACCACGGTGACGTCCCCGTGCCGGCCGGCCGCCTGGTGGGACCGGGCGATGTCGTGGTACATCAGCAGCTGCTCCTGGTCCATGTCCACGGTCACCTGCGCGGCGACGACCAGCCCCGGAGCCGGCACCGGCGTCAACTCCTCGTCGAAGGAGTCAAACTCCTCCCGCACCACCTCCCACTCCCGCTTCGCCGCCGTCCACAGCCGGGAGTCGGTGTAGAGGGCGAACACCTTCTGCCGGTA carries:
- a CDS encoding ABC transporter ATP-binding protein, with product MNLRETVRRHRALLIAGIGMGLVGAAATLAQPWMLGRLIEAVSRQESIAWPITFIALFFVADAALGAGHSYAIGRAGENIAFDARRILGGRLLRSQIPYFSRLEHGDVFARTVSDTSVACLIIAQALAQVVTSVFMVVGGVVLMARLDWKLLLTTVACLGVASGASLFLARRVRIAALQNRQDIGAFGSGLQRVLGAITTVKASRAEERESEELAGLADRARRSGIRVIGFGSLLTPMMNVGTQLSLAVVISWGMARVATGSLSPADLTSFVMYLFYLVAPLVMLFMSIGQIQQGRAAVQRVTELGAVPQEEDEEDPAGPVGSGQPREREPVAESAPAVSFEDVVFSYHEGAPVLRDVSFSLPRRGLTAIVGASGAGKTTTFQLIERFHRPDSGTIRVAGRDVAALRLAELRSLVGYVEQDAPLLRGTIRENLTYANPGADDAEVARALRLASMEGFVAELPDGLDTELGERGAGLSGGQRQRLAIARTLLQRPEVILLDEVTAHLDGDTEVALRDAITEAARECAVLAIAHRLSTIVRADRIIVMEEGRVRATGTHRELIESDEVYRRLAGQQFAAEEALA
- a CDS encoding class I SAM-dependent methyltransferase produces the protein MTIADIGYGKQFEGWYDRVFPNDAATEATVEALAGFHPDPPRGTLEFGVGTGRIALPLSRRVGPVTGVDSSREMLTALEKKADEGEVTAELGDIRTYRDGRQYGLVYCVCSTLALILDPEGQREAVARAAEHLCPGGRLVIETHNRPGIVAQHEGLTRTTMFVPYPEPNTGIQMHATLLMDNRVWQVSSVWFEADGTHRIGTEAVRLLVPEEVDGYARDAGLRPEGHYGDWLRTGYTPEAGLFVASYTKPA